CGACGACAAGGTCGGGAGCATCGACGACCTCTTCGGCCTCGCCGGTCGGGATGCGCGAAAGCGTTCCTCCGTACACCCAGCCTTTCAGATTATTATCTTTCTGTACAAAATACCAGTAATCTTCGGTCTGGCCGATGCGGGATTTCTTATCGGTCCGTTTCAGAACCTTAACGGATTCGCCTTTGCGGATCGTATCGATCTCAAAGCCATACGTCGTCGGATCCGTCCGCATGATAGCCGCTTCGACCTTGCTGTAAAGCACGCTTGCCTCAAAAAGGCCGGTCGAGCCACCCTCTTCCTGACACGCCGTAATGGTAAAAAACGAAGAAAGCAGAAACAGAAAAAGGGCGACACGGCCGCCCTTCAACCTGCCCGTAGCTTCAGATCGATCAACGTCTCGGTTGTTCTGTTGGTTGCAGCGGTTCGCCATGAACCCAGATTCGAGTCGGTCCGGTGTCGAAAAGCGGATTGGGCGGTAAGATATTATCGAGGTTCGCATTGCGGATGGCCTGAAGGAGCACATTTTTCACGATGGGATGGGTCTCAAGCAAAAAAGCATCGTGAAGATGGAAGAGTGATTCGCCCAGCGAAAGCTCGCGAAGCCCCGACGCCGCATCGAGGCGCACCCGCACGTCGTCATGCTTCAGGTATTTGCCGATCAGATCGCGGTAATACTGCCCCTGTGTCGTATCAAGATGCAGAATGCCAAAGCAGAGGCGAGACTTGACGACATCGTCGGTTTCCGTGCCATAGCGGGCTATCATGGCGTCACGGGCCTTATCGCCGCCGAGCAGCGCCGCCGAAAGCACGGCAGCGAGTCGCACGTCTCGGTACGGATGATCGAGAAACGGCAGGACGACGTTCAGCGATTCCGGATCGCCGATCTCACCGATCGCCACAAGCAGGTGATGCATCAGGTTTACGTAGTTGTAACCCTCACGGCGAACGCGCATGTACTCGTCATTGTGGTCGAAGTCCATGGACTTGAATTCGTCGGCCGTCGACCAGTAGCCGTCAGGAGAAACGGGAAACAGATACCCTTTCTGCATGAGAGCCGGACCGGTTTTATTGTTGGGCACGGCGAGATCAAAGGACTTCTCCTGAGCGGCCTTCTGCGCCGTCGCCTCATAGGCCTTGCGCTCTTCTTCAAGGATGGCATTCGTATACTCGACGGCCTTTGTCAGCGCCGGCAGCGATTCTTTGCGGCGAATATAACCGAGGGACTGTGCGATGCGGCTTTTAATGTAGGGATCGAAGTTTGCCATGCGACGCTTATTTTTATCGTCCAGGCCGTGCAGCAGCTCGGCCGACAGCGGTCGCACAAACCGGTAGCGGCGAAAAGATCCCATCCAGGCGATGGCCTCAAGTTTTTCGCGGACGTTTCCGTTTTCAAGATAACGCTCGTATTTTTCATGAGCCGCCTCATAAAAGGCCTTCGCATCGTCGCCATCACCAGCAAAAACGGCCGAAGAACAGAGCATCAGGGCTAAAGCGCCATATCGCATGGATTTCATAATTGCCTCACGGAGAAGAAGATCCCTCATACTCCCTTCGTCAATGAAAAGTGCAGTCTTTAATTGATAGAGGAAAAAAACGGGATATCGCACTCGGACAGTCGGACGAAACGCCATCCGATAGAAAAGCGGTCAGCGGCCGATCTTCTTGATCAGACGGGCCACCTCTTCAAGGCGCCCCGATAGCTCCTCAAGGCCCGGATTCTCAAGGTCAGAAAGCTGCGATACGGCCTCCTTTGCCCTCTGCTTCAGCTGCTCGCCGTGCTGGCTGAGCTGTGCCTGAAGCAGATTCACAAAATCGGGCTTCTCGCTGATCTCAAGCTCTCCTCTTTGCACGAGATCTTCGACGATCTTTTCGAGCTTTTCTGGAGTCAGCCATGCTGTGCCGATCCCGCCCTGGATCAGGCGCATGAGAAAGCCCGAGAGATTCTGAGAGACCTCTCGAATCAGGGAGCTGAGTAAGAAACTGCCGAACTCGGCGCTGCGTTCCTCGGTGGTGATCCGCAAGAAAGTCTGCCCGAGAACACGCACGGTGATGTCTTCGCCGGTGGCGTTGTCAACGACGCGCACCTCTTCGCCCTCCCTGATATAGCGAGCGACGTCGTCCAGGGTTACGGTCTTGCTCGTACCGGCATCGTAGAGCCGGCGATTGGCGTATCGTTTGAGTACCTTCATGCTCGACCTTTTTGCAGTGCACCAACCGACGATCCCACGGTCAAGTCGAATCCCTCGAACGCGGTTCACAGAATTCCCGGACAGAACTTCCACTGCCTCGTCCGGCGCAGGCTTTTTTTTGCCGCTGCAATCTGAGATTTGTTTGGCCGGAGAGCCGCCCGAAGAAATCTGCATCATGCAGCAATCTATAAGCACGTTACAAGAACTGTACAATACTCATCTGGCAAAGGTGACGACGGGACTGGCGAAGGCCTCGGCAAAAGACCAATCCGTCTCCGTTGCAAAGATGGATGAGAACCAGTATGTACACTACAATCTGGCCTTCTGTACGGCCGAGAAATACATCGCCGACTACTTTCTGAGCTACGCCGAAACACGAGGCGATGTCGAGAAGTCGATGGCCGCCATTTTCTACGCTGAGGCCTTCCAGCACTTTCGCAGCGAAGTATCCTCACGTCCCGCTGAATACACCGTCAGCTCCGACGACATCGCCGCCCTCTTCAAGGCCGAAGTCAATGCAGCCGTTGCATCCCTTCTTGATAAGAAGAACTATGATGCCGTCGCCAACGCCGTTCTCGACGGCAACTACGGCGACCTGGCCACCGACGACTTCAAAGAGATCCGCGACGTATATCGCAAGATCGCCGAGAACACCGTTATGCCGCATGCCGAGCATGTGCATCGCCATGACGATTTCATCCCCGACGACATCTTACAGGAAGTAATCAACAACGGAGCCTTCGGTCTTTCCATTCCCGAACAGTACGGCGGCCTGCTTGATATGATGGGCAACGTCGGCATGATGATCGTTACCGAAGAGCTTTCGCGCGGCGGACTTTCCATCGCCGGCTCGCTGATCACGCGTCCCGAGATTCTCTCCAAGGCGCTGATCAAAGGCGGCACCGAAGAGCAGAAGCAGAAATGGCTGACCGCACTGGCATCGGGCGAACGTATGGCCGGCATCGCCGTCACCGAGCCTAACTACGGATCAGACGTCGCCGGCATGAAGGTTACGGCCGATAAGGTCGACGGCGGCTGGGTGATCAACGGCGTGAAGACCTGGTGTACCTTCGCCGGTTATGCCGACGTTCTTCTTGTTCTTGCCCGTACCGAGAAAGATCCGGAGCTCAAGCATAAAGGCCTCTCGATTCTTCTCGCCGAGAAGCCTCGCTCTAAAGACCACAAGTTCGAATTCACTCAGCCTTCTGGCGGTCATATGACCGGTTCGGCCATCGCCACGATCGGCTACCGCGGCATGCACAGCTATGAAGTGAACTTCGACAACTGGTTCGTACCCGATGAAAACCTCGTCGGCGGCGAGGCCGGTCGCGGCCAGGGCTTCTATCTGCAGATGGCCGGATTCGCCGGCGGACGCGTACAGACCGCCGCTCGCGCAACAGGCGTTATGCAGGCAGCGACCGAAGCAGCCGTGCGTTATGCAAAAGAGCGCAAGGTATTCGGCAAAGAGATTAAAGAATACCAGATCACGCGCTGGAAGATCGCACGTATGGCGATGATCACGCAGGCCTGCCGTCAGTACGGCTACGAGGTCGCCCGCATGATGGACGATCATAAAGGCAGCATGGAAGCGACGATGGTGAAATTCTACGCCTCTCGCATCGCTGAATGGGTCACGCGAGAAGCGATGCAGATCCACGGCGGTATGGGCTATGCCGAAGAGTATCCGGTTTCGCGCTATTTCGTCGATGCCCGCGTCTTCTCGATCTTCGAAGGGGCTGAAGAGGTCATGGCGCTTCGCGTCTGTGCCCGTGACATTCTCGATCAGGCCATCAAGGCATTGAACTGAGGTTCCGACGAATCCTGAGACTGCGTTTCCGGACTCGCTCTGTATAACCCGAAAGGCCCGCCTGATAAAAGAGGCGGGTCTTTTTATGCCCTGATCGGCAGCCGAACATAGTCACCGCAGCTACTGTTGCGAGCGTTGATCCGCCATTCGCGGCATCAAAGCCCTGAGAGAAAGAGCTCCGCACCGACATCGACTTTTGCATCGACGTCTCTGACCGCTTTTCTATCGCCACCCTGCCCGCCTGCCTCTGCGCCGCTTTCACCATCCGTCGCTTCGGCCTTCGTCGAATCAGACGCCCGCTCAATGGCCTGTAGCCTGAAGCGCAGCGGCTTCATACGCGGAATGCGATTCTTCTCAAACGAGCCCGTGAGATTCCACAGTACAGGGTTTTCCCTGTCACCGTCGACGGCAGAAAAGACCTCGTCGCGCAACGCCTCAGGACAGTTCCAGTAAACGAATTCAAGGGTTGCAAGCGCTCCCGAAACGCCAAAGCGCAGATGCACGCCTTTCTTCATCGTAGATGGCGAGACGATGCGCACGGCGCGGAGCTGAATTACGGGCTCCGGATGACCGGGGCCGAACGGTTCAAGCATCGACAGCTCTTCAAGCAGGGCTCGGTTTAACCGACGGGGATGCAGCGTCACCGACGGAGATTCTTCTACGATCAGGGGGCGATCTCTGGTTTCGATCTCAAAGGCAAGCGCACGGCGATACAGCGCCTGCTCGAACTCTTCGATGCGATCGTAGGCGATCGTAAACCCGCAGGCCTCTGCATGCCCGCCGATCTGCACGAGGTATTCCGAAAGCGGCAGCAACAGCTCAAGCATGTTCCAGCCCTGACGGCTTCGCGCCGAGCCGCGAGCGTGCGGTCCGTCGGGATTCACCCATACGACCGGACGCCCCGTCGCCTCAAGCAGCCGTGTCGCCATAACGCCCGAGATGCCGGGCTCTAACTCCGGATGATAGAAGAAGACGACGGGACGGCTCTCATCAAACGTGAAGTGACTTGCGACGATACGATGGTTCCGCTCCGTTCGTTCTTTTCGCAGGTTATTCAGCTTACGCAGATCAGAGGCAAGCAGACGGGCCTGGGCGGCATCGGTGCAGAGCAGCAGATCCAGCGCCTTCTCGGTCTGACCGAGGCGACCGGCGGCGTTGATCAGCGGATTGATCGTAAAGTTAAGGTCTCTTGTATTCAGATCAAGCGGATCAAGCCCCGATTCGTGCATCAACGCAAGCAATCCGGGACGCACCACATCTGAAACGGATAACTTCAGTTCTTTTATAAAGGCGGAGCGATCGGGGCCGAGACCGAGCGCGACCATACGCCGGTTCTCGCCCACAAGCGGTACAAGGTCGGCGACAAGGCCGACAGAAACAAGATCGCATTCGCGAAGGGTGCGGATCAGAAGCTCGCGTCGGCGTAGAAGCGTGCAGGCAAAGAGATAACGTCCGAAGCCGACAGGAGAGGAAAGCAGAAGTCTGCGCCAGCGACTTTCGGGATGAGCGGCAAAGAGAGAACACATGCGACTCAACCCGGCTATGTCAGAGGGTATGGGCTTCAAACCGAGCACTTCCACTGCCCTGACGGCGCTTTCACGATCGGCGTAGCGGCCGAGATAGGCCCCCGTTCGGTATGCAAAAACGCCTTCGCCTGCTTC
This region of Leptonema illini DSM 21528 genomic DNA includes:
- a CDS encoding HEAT repeat domain-containing protein, encoding MKSMRYGALALMLCSSAVFAGDGDDAKAFYEAAHEKYERYLENGNVREKLEAIAWMGSFRRYRFVRPLSAELLHGLDDKNKRRMANFDPYIKSRIAQSLGYIRRKESLPALTKAVEYTNAILEEERKAYEATAQKAAQEKSFDLAVPNNKTGPALMQKGYLFPVSPDGYWSTADEFKSMDFDHNDEYMRVRREGYNYVNLMHHLLVAIGEIGDPESLNVVLPFLDHPYRDVRLAAVLSAALLGGDKARDAMIARYGTETDDVVKSRLCFGILHLDTTQGQYYRDLIGKYLKHDDVRVRLDAASGLRELSLGESLFHLHDAFLLETHPIVKNVLLQAIRNANLDNILPPNPLFDTGPTRIWVHGEPLQPTEQPRR
- a CDS encoding polyhydroxyalkanoate synthesis regulator DNA-binding domain-containing protein, with the protein product MKVLKRYANRRLYDAGTSKTVTLDDVARYIREGEEVRVVDNATGEDITVRVLGQTFLRITTEERSAEFGSFLLSSLIREVSQNLSGFLMRLIQGGIGTAWLTPEKLEKIVEDLVQRGELEISEKPDFVNLLQAQLSQHGEQLKQRAKEAVSQLSDLENPGLEELSGRLEEVARLIKKIGR
- a CDS encoding acyl-CoA dehydrogenase family protein, translating into MQQSISTLQELYNTHLAKVTTGLAKASAKDQSVSVAKMDENQYVHYNLAFCTAEKYIADYFLSYAETRGDVEKSMAAIFYAEAFQHFRSEVSSRPAEYTVSSDDIAALFKAEVNAAVASLLDKKNYDAVANAVLDGNYGDLATDDFKEIRDVYRKIAENTVMPHAEHVHRHDDFIPDDILQEVINNGAFGLSIPEQYGGLLDMMGNVGMMIVTEELSRGGLSIAGSLITRPEILSKALIKGGTEEQKQKWLTALASGERMAGIAVTEPNYGSDVAGMKVTADKVDGGWVINGVKTWCTFAGYADVLLVLARTEKDPELKHKGLSILLAEKPRSKDHKFEFTQPSGGHMTGSAIATIGYRGMHSYEVNFDNWFVPDENLVGGEAGRGQGFYLQMAGFAGGRVQTAARATGVMQAATEAAVRYAKERKVFGKEIKEYQITRWKIARMAMITQACRQYGYEVARMMDDHKGSMEATMVKFYASRIAEWVTREAMQIHGGMGYAEEYPVSRYFVDARVFSIFEGAEEVMALRVCARDILDQAIKALN
- a CDS encoding single-stranded-DNA-specific exonuclease RecJ — protein: MKRSTSRITPLQILEDLEKHPAYSHICNDDFFAKELLIHSPLLLPDMEKAVELLEKAITHATGPSGAEREIWIAGDRDVDGVSSTVLLTDYLRSTGLDRSRIRFINSSEGDDYGLTGSFLQRLCDADASLVILLDMGSAHLEEAVQIMKAGKDVIILDHHIPNIPEGIEEELARIAFVNPRLYAEASQLEHQGKIATVGLAFKLILAREMRQAGLWQQCLILEAGEGVFAYRTGAYLGRYADRESAVRAVEVLGLKPIPSDIAGLSRMCSLFAAHPESRWRRLLLSSPVGFGRYLFACTLLRRRELLIRTLRECDLVSVGLVADLVPLVGENRRMVALGLGPDRSAFIKELKLSVSDVVRPGLLALMHESGLDPLDLNTRDLNFTINPLINAAGRLGQTEKALDLLLCTDAAQARLLASDLRKLNNLRKERTERNHRIVASHFTFDESRPVVFFYHPELEPGISGVMATRLLEATGRPVVWVNPDGPHARGSARSRQGWNMLELLLPLSEYLVQIGGHAEACGFTIAYDRIEEFEQALYRRALAFEIETRDRPLIVEESPSVTLHPRRLNRALLEELSMLEPFGPGHPEPVIQLRAVRIVSPSTMKKGVHLRFGVSGALATLEFVYWNCPEALRDEVFSAVDGDRENPVLWNLTGSFEKNRIPRMKPLRFRLQAIERASDSTKAEATDGESGAEAGGQGGDRKAVRDVDAKVDVGAELFLSGL